TAATTTATGTAACCCTGCAATACCCATGGACATAATTATCCATTACATTCGTTCTGTTCCCACGTTTAAAAAAAAATAGTTGTTATGCCCGATCAAATTATTATCAGCCGCGAAGATGCCATGACTTTACTAGCCTGGCAAAAGCTCCTCACTATGCATCCTGAAAAAAGAAAGGACATCGTCGCAGAAATATTAATTGAATCAGATAAAGCAGATGAAGAAATCGAAGATGCACATGTGGATGGTCCTGAATATAATCATGATATCATTGATTATCTTAGGTCAGGATTACTCAACGTTACCAATGAATATATAGAAGAAGATCTCAAAGAGTTATATCATCATGATATAGAGATTGAGGGTGAGCCACTGATCTATGAACCCTGCCCTTGTTGTGGATATCGTACTGTAGAAGAATCTGCTGGTTATGATGTATGTCCTAATTGTTATTGGGAAGATGATGGCAATGATGATCCGGCTAAGTATAGTTCTGTTAATCACTTAACCCTGCAACAGGGAAGAGATAATTTTAAACAGATGGGTGCCTCTGATCCGGCTTATATTGACATCGTGAACAAGCATCCGAACAAGTACCTGAAAGCTTAACCCATACTACCTTTTCATACATCAGTCAGCTAATCCGGTTTGGAAATGGCATTCTGTTTGTTATTAGAACGTTAAAACAGTTTTAAAACAAGGAGGGACATATGAAAAAGGTAGTTTTATTAATGGCCTTAACAGCACTGTCAGTTGTTACATTTGCGCAAACGCAATCAGAAGAGGTAACCAGTAAGAATTCATGGCTGAAGGTGGGTGTCAATGCAGGCGTGCCTTTTGGTAACCTGTCAAAGACGAGCAATTTTACATTGGGTGCTGAATTAAAAGGACAGGTAATGTCTACAAATCATGTTGGTTTAGGTTTGACGACCGGGTATAATCATTTCTTCCCGAAGGATGGGTATAAGAATTTTGGGACAGTTCCATTAGGCTTATTCGTTAGGTACTATCCAAAGAGTCAAGGATTTTTTGCGGGTACAGATGTAGGGTATAGCTTTGTGACAGGTGTGGATGGTGCTACCGGTGGGGTGTATGTGAGGCCTCAGTTAGGGTATCATAATTATAGCTGGAACTTTTTTGCGTTTTATAATGGGATATTCAGGAGTGAGGAGAATGGAAGTAGCATGCAGTATGCTGGGGTAGGTGCGACTTATAATATTCATTTCCGTAAAAGAGGATAATAAAACAATAACAAAAAAGCGGCTACAAAACGTCTGCTCCGGCAGATGTTTTGTAGCCGCTTCCGCGTTTTTAAAATCCTTCGCAGAGCAAAGGATTTTAATAGAGCAAAGGTAAAATTAATACATAGCAGATTAAATTAATTTATCCTTAAAACAGCCACTACTCATTAATTACTCAATTATTCATACATTTGCGTTACCCAAAGATCTGCATTGTTAAACCAATAAATATAAAAATGAACAAAACCATTCTGGCATCTGTATTCTCAATTGCAATCTTTTTCGCAGCCTGCAAAAGCAAAACTACATCTGAAAACGCGGACAGCAGTGCGGCAACTACTTCCCCTTCCCCTTCAGAAGAAAAAGCTACGCCAGCTAACGAGCCTAAATCTTATACTGTCACTTTCAGTCCGGATACCGCATTCCTGGGCAAGAAGAAAGAAGCATTCATAAGACTGAAAAACGGCAGTGCTGTAGAGCTGTACGACAATGAAGGTAAAGTGACCGGTACAGAACTCACTTACGAAATCGAACTCACCAACAAGAATAAAGTTGGAGAGAACAGTGTATTCATTAATCCAAATGATTTCCGTCTCACACTGGACAATGGTACCAACATCACGCACGATAACTACAATTCTGTATCTGCTGATGCGGAATCTACAAAATCATCTGTAGAGAATAAATTCAGACTGCCTGCCGGCACTAAGCC
This Chitinophaga sancti DNA region includes the following protein-coding sequences:
- a CDS encoding CPCC family cysteine-rich protein, with amino-acid sequence MPDQIIISREDAMTLLAWQKLLTMHPEKRKDIVAEILIESDKADEEIEDAHVDGPEYNHDIIDYLRSGLLNVTNEYIEEDLKELYHHDIEIEGEPLIYEPCPCCGYRTVEESAGYDVCPNCYWEDDGNDDPAKYSSVNHLTLQQGRDNFKQMGASDPAYIDIVNKHPNKYLKA